A genomic window from Variovorax paradoxus includes:
- the glgA gene encoding glycogen synthase GlgA, producing MRILQVSAELFPLLKTGGLADIAGALPLALMAEGEDARVLLPGFPAIVAGVRDLAPVDGFNAPWGERFGLRLGHIDIDGAPGIPAYVIDAPALYGRPGNPYEDTSRQPYGDNHRRFALLSWAAAQLAQGLDPQWQPEVVHAHDWHAALAPAYLHFARQAGGPHVGSVFTVHNLAYQGIFAPWNFTELGLPGSAFQMNGLEYHGQVSFMKGGLYFADRLTTVSPTYALEIQTPEQGCGLDGLLRQRSGVLSGILNAVDDKVWNPASDAALVQGYHTPEGRHMAGKARCKSVLQHQLGLAERPDAPLFILVSRLTEQKGLHLVLGGLDALLAQGGQLALLGSGETWLEEAFRQRAAAAPQSVGVTIGYNETLAHQMFGAGDVTLVPSLFEPCGLTQMYGLKYGSLPLVRRVGGLADTVVDSSLEDMASGEATGFVFDSFEVADYERAVRRAFALYERAPDWRRVRGNAMRRPADWATAAAQYIDVYRQALEQPRA from the coding sequence ATGCGAATCCTCCAGGTCAGCGCCGAACTCTTTCCCCTCCTCAAGACCGGCGGCCTGGCGGACATTGCCGGCGCCCTGCCCCTGGCGCTCATGGCCGAAGGCGAGGACGCGCGCGTGCTGCTGCCGGGCTTTCCGGCCATCGTGGCGGGCGTGCGCGACCTGGCGCCCGTGGACGGTTTCAACGCGCCCTGGGGCGAGCGCTTCGGGTTGCGCCTCGGGCACATCGACATCGACGGGGCGCCCGGCATCCCGGCCTACGTGATCGACGCGCCGGCGCTCTACGGCCGGCCCGGCAATCCTTACGAAGACACCTCGCGCCAGCCCTACGGCGACAACCACCGCCGGTTCGCCCTGCTCAGCTGGGCCGCGGCGCAGCTGGCGCAAGGGCTCGATCCGCAGTGGCAGCCCGAGGTCGTGCACGCGCACGACTGGCACGCCGCGCTCGCGCCGGCCTACCTGCACTTCGCGCGGCAGGCCGGCGGCCCGCACGTAGGCAGCGTCTTCACCGTGCACAACCTGGCCTACCAGGGCATCTTCGCGCCCTGGAACTTCACCGAGCTCGGCTTGCCCGGCTCCGCGTTCCAGATGAACGGGCTCGAATACCACGGCCAGGTCTCGTTCATGAAGGGCGGCCTGTATTTCGCCGACCGGCTCACCACGGTCAGCCCGACCTACGCGCTCGAAATCCAGACGCCCGAGCAGGGCTGCGGACTCGACGGCCTGCTGCGCCAGCGCAGCGGGGTTCTCAGCGGCATCCTCAACGCGGTCGACGACAAGGTCTGGAACCCGGCGAGCGACGCCGCGCTGGTTCAGGGCTATCACACGCCCGAAGGCCGCCACATGGCCGGCAAGGCGCGCTGCAAGTCGGTGCTGCAGCATCAGCTGGGGCTGGCCGAGCGGCCGGATGCGCCGCTCTTCATCCTCGTGAGCCGGCTCACCGAGCAGAAGGGCCTGCATCTGGTGCTGGGCGGGCTCGATGCGCTGCTCGCCCAGGGCGGCCAGCTGGCGCTGCTGGGCAGCGGCGAGACCTGGCTGGAGGAAGCCTTCCGGCAGCGCGCGGCGGCGGCGCCGCAATCGGTCGGCGTCACCATCGGCTACAACGAGACGCTGGCACACCAGATGTTCGGCGCGGGCGACGTGACGCTGGTGCCCTCGCTCTTCGAGCCCTGCGGCCTCACGCAGATGTACGGCCTCAAGTACGGCAGCCTGCCGCTGGTGCGCCGCGTCGGCGGGCTGGCCGACACGGTGGTCGACAGCTCGCTCGAAGACATGGCCAGCGGCGAGGCCACGGGCTTCGTGTTCGACAGCTTCGAGGTCGCCGACTACGAGCGCGCCGTGCGCCGCGCCTTCGCGCTTTACGAGCGTGCACCCGACTGGCGGCGCGTGCGCGGCAACGCCATGCGGCGGCCGGCCGACTGGGCCACTGCAGCCGCGCAGTACATCGATGTCTACCGGCAGGCGCTCGAACAGCCGCGTGCCTGA
- a CDS encoding glycogen/starch/alpha-glucan phosphorylase — protein MTIKDFAYDHPDRDVAAFKRAVANKLIYAVGKDPVAASQDDWLNATSQAVRDQLVERWMMTTRANYAQDLKRVYYLSMEFLIGRTFTNALLAVDLYDTVREALADFGVDMDALAEREPDAALGNGGLGRLAACFLDSMATLGVPGMGYGIRYEYGMFRQRIVDGQQVETPDYWLTRGNPWEFQRPEVNYRVRFGGHVQKREGTNAPYGAADWVDTHDVLAVAYDTIIPGYGTQATNTLRLWSARATEEIDLSAFNRGNYMGAVESKNQSENVSRVLYPDDSTPSGRELRLHQEYFFCSASVQDLLRRYLRNHKTFDQLSEKVSIHLNDTHPVLAVPELMRLLLDEHGLAWDVAWAHTQKVFSYTNHTLMHEALETWPVEMLGRILPRHLQIIYDINAKFLATVTQKVGNDVELMRRLSLVDEAGERRVRMAYVAVLASHSINGVSGLHSELMKQSIFSDFAKIFPERFNNKTNGVTPRRWLAQANPPLAALLDQRIGKGWRRDLSQLEALKPMAAQPAFARAFRHAKRENKLRLANWVEQHLKIDIDTDAMFDVQVKRIHEYKRQLLNVLHVVARYHRILDAQAAGGPVDIVPRVVVFAGKAASAYAMAKLVIRLVNDVASTINADPRVGKLLKVVFLPNYSVSLAEIIMPAADLSEQISTAGTEASGTGNMKFALNGALTIGTLDGANVEMRENVGPENIFIFGNTTPEVADIRARGYQPREIYEENAELKRVLDAIRDGAFSPGEPARYQGIYDALVNWGDHYLLLADYASYVAKQAEVDALYRDSDAWTRMAILNVAGMGAFSSDRTIAQYAHEIWHTKPVVLG, from the coding sequence ATGACGATCAAAGACTTCGCCTATGACCACCCCGACCGCGACGTCGCGGCCTTCAAGCGCGCGGTGGCCAACAAGCTGATCTACGCGGTCGGCAAGGACCCGGTCGCCGCCAGCCAGGACGACTGGCTCAACGCCACCTCGCAGGCCGTGCGCGACCAGCTGGTCGAGCGCTGGATGATGACCACGCGCGCCAACTACGCGCAGGACCTGAAGCGCGTCTACTACCTGTCGATGGAGTTCCTGATCGGGCGCACCTTCACCAATGCGCTCTTGGCCGTGGACCTCTACGACACGGTGCGCGAAGCGCTGGCCGACTTCGGCGTCGACATGGACGCGCTGGCCGAGCGCGAGCCCGACGCAGCGCTGGGCAACGGCGGCCTGGGCCGGCTCGCGGCCTGCTTTCTCGACTCGATGGCCACGCTCGGCGTGCCGGGCATGGGCTACGGCATCCGCTACGAATACGGCATGTTCCGCCAGCGCATCGTCGATGGCCAACAGGTCGAGACGCCCGACTACTGGCTCACGCGCGGCAACCCGTGGGAGTTCCAGCGGCCAGAGGTGAACTACCGCGTGCGCTTCGGCGGCCACGTTCAGAAGCGCGAGGGCACCAATGCCCCCTACGGCGCAGCCGACTGGGTCGACACGCACGACGTGCTGGCCGTGGCCTACGACACCATCATTCCGGGCTACGGCACGCAGGCCACCAACACGCTGCGGCTGTGGTCGGCGCGCGCCACCGAGGAAATCGACCTCTCGGCCTTCAACCGCGGCAACTACATGGGCGCGGTGGAGAGCAAGAACCAGTCGGAGAACGTCTCGCGCGTGCTCTACCCCGACGACTCCACGCCCTCGGGCCGCGAGTTGCGGCTGCACCAGGAGTATTTTTTCTGCAGCGCGAGCGTGCAAGACCTGCTGCGCCGCTACCTGCGCAACCACAAGACCTTCGACCAGTTGTCGGAGAAGGTCAGCATCCACCTGAACGACACGCACCCGGTGCTGGCGGTGCCCGAGCTCATGCGGCTCTTGCTCGACGAACACGGCCTTGCGTGGGACGTGGCCTGGGCGCACACGCAGAAAGTGTTCAGCTACACCAACCACACGCTGATGCACGAGGCGCTGGAGACCTGGCCGGTGGAGATGCTGGGGCGCATCCTGCCGCGGCACCTGCAGATCATCTACGACATCAACGCGAAGTTTCTCGCCACCGTGACGCAGAAGGTCGGCAACGACGTGGAGTTGATGCGCAGGCTGTCGCTGGTCGATGAAGCCGGCGAGCGGCGCGTGCGCATGGCCTACGTGGCGGTGCTGGCGAGCCACTCGATCAACGGCGTGTCGGGGCTGCACTCGGAGCTGATGAAGCAGTCGATCTTCTCGGACTTCGCGAAGATCTTTCCCGAGCGCTTCAACAACAAGACCAACGGCGTCACGCCGCGCCGCTGGCTGGCGCAGGCCAACCCGCCGCTGGCGGCGCTGCTCGATCAGCGCATCGGCAAGGGCTGGCGGCGCGACCTGTCGCAGCTCGAGGCGCTCAAGCCCATGGCCGCGCAACCGGCTTTCGCGCGCGCCTTTCGCCATGCCAAGCGCGAGAACAAGCTGCGGCTGGCCAACTGGGTCGAGCAGCACCTGAAGATCGACATCGACACCGACGCGATGTTCGACGTGCAGGTCAAGCGCATCCACGAATACAAGCGGCAACTGCTCAACGTGCTGCACGTAGTGGCGCGCTACCACCGCATCCTCGACGCGCAGGCAGCGGGAGGCCCCGTCGACATCGTGCCGCGCGTGGTGGTGTTCGCGGGCAAGGCGGCTTCGGCGTACGCAATGGCCAAGCTCGTCATCCGGCTCGTCAACGACGTGGCGAGCACCATCAACGCCGACCCGCGCGTGGGCAAGCTGCTGAAGGTGGTATTCCTGCCGAACTACAGCGTGAGCCTGGCCGAGATCATCATGCCGGCGGCCGACCTGTCGGAGCAGATTTCCACGGCGGGCACCGAGGCCTCGGGCACAGGGAACATGAAGTTCGCGCTCAACGGCGCGCTCACCATCGGCACGCTGGACGGTGCGAATGTGGAAATGCGCGAGAACGTGGGGCCGGAGAACATCTTCATCTTCGGCAACACCACGCCCGAGGTGGCCGACATCCGCGCGCGTGGCTACCAGCCGCGCGAAATCTACGAAGAGAACGCCGAACTCAAGCGCGTGCTCGACGCGATCCGCGACGGCGCGTTCTCACCGGGCGAACCGGCGCGCTACCAAGGCATCTACGACGCACTGGTGAACTGGGGCGACCACTATCTGCTGCTGGCCGATTACGCGAGCTACGTGGCCAAGCAGGCCGAGGTCGATGCGCTGTACCGCGACTCGGATGCGTGGACGCGGATGGCGATTCTCAATGTGGCGGGGATGGGGGCGTTCTCGTCGGACCGCACGATTGCGCAGTACGCGCACGAGATCTGGCACACCAAGCCGGTGGTGCTGGGCTGA
- a CDS encoding ExbD/TolR family protein: MAFGRTSLGSSAGGGGRAMGAGAQRPLSDINVTPLVDVMLVLLVIFIITAPLMASSIKLDLPQTDAGQPNDAPKFVSLSVDASGKVFLNDQSVTDEELATRLEKAAADSKDTEVQLRADQTVPYGKVVALMGIANKAGLSRIGFVTEAEPPKKPGS; this comes from the coding sequence ATGGCCTTCGGTCGCACTTCATTGGGTAGCAGCGCCGGCGGCGGTGGGCGTGCCATGGGAGCGGGCGCGCAGCGGCCGCTGTCCGACATCAACGTCACGCCGCTGGTCGACGTGATGCTGGTGCTGCTGGTGATCTTCATCATCACCGCGCCGCTGATGGCCAGCTCGATCAAGCTCGACCTGCCGCAGACCGACGCCGGCCAGCCCAACGACGCGCCCAAGTTCGTGAGCCTGTCCGTCGATGCCTCGGGCAAGGTTTTCCTGAACGACCAGTCCGTGACCGACGAAGAACTGGCCACCCGCCTCGAAAAGGCCGCCGCCGACAGCAAGGACACCGAAGTGCAACTGCGCGCCGACCAGACCGTACCCTACGGCAAGGTGGTGGCGCTGATGGGCATCGCGAACAAGGCCGGGCTGAGCCGCATCGGCTTCGTGACCGAGGCCGAGCCGCCGAAGAAGCCTGGAAGCTGA
- a CDS encoding MotA/TolQ/ExbB proton channel family protein yields the protein MSVLDLLTHGDGVSRSVAALLLAMSIASWVIILWKAWLLRGGTRDVLRSIAAFWQSSTLADAEQKLKAFDRATLVSPAVSAIKSVAAGAPAGTLGATVDRNQRLTRVLRDALHGALRRLQAGQILLATVGATAPFVGLLGTVWGIYGALTGIAGQTGGFTIDKVAGPVGEALIMTAFGLAVAIPAVLAYNVFGRVIGRIEAELEGFAHDLLGSFGAPPEPAAPPPARPMPV from the coding sequence ATGAGCGTGCTCGATCTGCTGACCCATGGCGACGGCGTCAGCCGTTCGGTGGCGGCGCTGCTGCTGGCGATGTCGATCGCAAGCTGGGTCATCATTCTCTGGAAGGCGTGGCTGTTGCGCGGCGGCACGCGCGACGTGCTGCGCAGCATCGCGGCGTTCTGGCAGTCGTCCACGCTGGCCGATGCCGAGCAGAAGCTCAAGGCATTCGACCGTGCGACGCTGGTGTCGCCCGCCGTGTCGGCCATCAAGAGCGTAGCCGCCGGTGCGCCGGCCGGCACGCTGGGCGCCACGGTCGACCGCAACCAGCGGCTCACGCGCGTGCTGCGCGACGCGCTGCACGGCGCGCTGCGCCGGCTGCAGGCGGGGCAGATTCTGCTTGCCACGGTCGGCGCCACAGCGCCCTTCGTCGGATTGCTGGGCACGGTCTGGGGCATCTACGGCGCGTTGACGGGCATTGCCGGCCAGACCGGCGGCTTCACCATCGACAAGGTGGCGGGCCCGGTGGGCGAGGCGCTGATCATGACGGCCTTCGGCCTGGCCGTGGCCATTCCGGCCGTGCTGGCCTACAACGTCTTCGGCCGCGTCATCGGTCGCATCGAAGCTGAGCTCGAAGGCTTCGCGCACGACCTGCTGGGCAGCTTCGGCGCTCCGCCAGAGCCAGCTGCGCCGCCGCCAGCGCGGCCGATGCCGGTCTGA
- the dapB gene encoding 4-hydroxy-tetrahydrodipicolinate reductase, whose protein sequence is MTESTSTPSSSTAAPRRVAIAGASGRMGHMLIEAVRNAPDLRLAGALDIAGSPALGTDAGAFLGFDSGVPIVSDLRTGLKDAQVLIDFTRPEGTLAHLAACRELGVQAVIGTTGFSDEQKAEIAEIAKDIAIMMAPNMSVGVNVTFKLLEMAAKAMSTGYDIEIIEAHHRHKVDAPSGTALKMGEVIADALGRDLKDCAVYAREGITGERDSSTIGFSAIRGGDIVGDHTVLFAGTGERIEITHKSSSRTTYAQGSLRAVRFLAEQRAGLFDMYDVLGLR, encoded by the coding sequence GTGACTGAATCCACCTCCACTCCTTCCAGTTCCACCGCCGCACCGCGCCGCGTGGCTATCGCCGGGGCCTCGGGCCGCATGGGCCACATGCTGATCGAGGCCGTGCGCAACGCGCCCGACCTGCGACTGGCCGGCGCACTCGACATCGCGGGCAGCCCGGCCCTCGGCACCGATGCCGGCGCCTTCCTGGGCTTCGACAGCGGCGTGCCCATCGTGTCCGACCTGCGTACCGGCCTGAAGGACGCGCAGGTGCTCATCGACTTCACCCGCCCCGAAGGCACGCTCGCGCACCTCGCGGCCTGCCGCGAACTCGGCGTGCAGGCCGTCATCGGCACCACCGGCTTCAGCGACGAGCAGAAGGCCGAGATTGCCGAGATCGCCAAAGACATCGCGATCATGATGGCGCCCAACATGAGCGTGGGCGTCAACGTCACCTTCAAGCTGCTCGAAATGGCGGCCAAGGCCATGTCGACGGGCTACGACATCGAAATCATCGAGGCGCACCATCGCCACAAGGTCGACGCGCCCTCGGGCACCGCGCTCAAGATGGGCGAAGTCATCGCCGATGCGCTGGGCCGCGACCTCAAGGACTGCGCCGTGTACGCCCGCGAAGGCATCACTGGCGAGCGCGACTCTTCCACCATCGGCTTCTCGGCCATCCGCGGCGGCGACATCGTGGGCGACCACACCGTGCTGTTCGCGGGCACCGGCGAGCGCATCGAGATCACCCACAAGTCGTCGAGCCGCACCACCTACGCCCAGGGCAGCCTGCGCGCGGTGCGCTTCCTGGCCGAACAGCGCGCCGGCCTGTTCGACATGTACGACGTGCTGGGCTTGCGCTAA
- a CDS encoding outer membrane protein assembly factor BamE translates to MPAILQRRPWLLVAAVAATLCLGACSGFSDRTRGALAAVTPYKVEVVQGNFVSKEQVAALKPGMSRQQVREILGTSLLNDVFHANRWDYVFTIRRQGVDPQERHLTVFFNGELMDRFEGDEMPSEEEFVATLDTRKKSGKVPPLEASEDELKKFAPSKDEKKAGTAADTSASLPPLPAAYPPLEAAR, encoded by the coding sequence ATGCCTGCCATTCTCCAACGCCGTCCCTGGCTGCTGGTTGCTGCCGTTGCCGCAACGCTCTGCCTTGGTGCCTGCAGCGGTTTCAGCGATCGCACGCGTGGCGCGCTGGCTGCTGTAACTCCTTACAAAGTCGAAGTGGTGCAGGGCAATTTCGTGTCGAAGGAACAGGTCGCGGCGCTCAAGCCGGGCATGTCGCGCCAGCAGGTGCGTGAAATCCTCGGTACCTCGCTGCTGAACGACGTGTTCCACGCCAACCGCTGGGACTATGTGTTCACGATCCGCCGCCAGGGCGTCGACCCGCAGGAACGCCACCTGACAGTGTTCTTCAACGGCGAGCTCATGGACCGCTTCGAGGGCGACGAAATGCCCAGCGAAGAAGAATTCGTCGCCACGCTCGACACCCGTAAAAAATCGGGCAAGGTGCCGCCGCTCGAGGCCTCGGAAGACGAGCTCAAGAAATTCGCTCCTTCCAAGGATGAGAAAAAAGCCGGCACCGCCGCGGACACGTCGGCCTCCCTGCCGCCGTTGCCGGCCGCCTACCCCCCGCTCGAAGCCGCGCGCTGA
- the fur gene encoding ferric iron uptake transcriptional regulator: MANIDELKNTGLKATLPRLKILEIFQTGSQRHMTAEDVFRVLLNEHSDIGLATVYRVLTQFEQAGILERSHFESGKAVYELNEGTHHDHLICTSCGKVEEFYDAEIERRQQMIAKDKGWILQDHAMSLYGLCGDCAKKR, from the coding sequence ATGGCCAACATCGACGAACTGAAGAACACCGGCCTCAAGGCCACTCTACCGCGCCTGAAGATCCTCGAGATCTTCCAGACCGGCAGCCAACGGCACATGACGGCGGAAGACGTGTTCCGCGTGCTGCTGAACGAACACTCCGACATCGGCCTGGCCACCGTCTACCGGGTGCTGACGCAGTTCGAGCAGGCCGGCATCCTCGAGCGCAGCCACTTCGAAAGCGGCAAGGCCGTCTACGAGCTGAACGAAGGCACGCACCACGACCACCTGATCTGCACTTCCTGCGGCAAGGTCGAGGAGTTCTACGACGCCGAGATCGAACGCCGCCAGCAGATGATCGCCAAGGACAAGGGCTGGATCCTGCAGGACCATGCCATGTCGCTTTATGGCCTGTGCGGAGACTGCGCGAAGAAGCGCTGA
- the hprK gene encoding HPr(Ser) kinase/phosphatase, which translates to MKPTVISADAMFEEFRGSLRWEWLAGLGASERQFDPEVISRAQSAADLVGYLNYIHPYRVQILGAREVAYLTRGSEEDCARRIARIVTLEPPMLVLADGQAAPDELLSICERAQLPLFATRESSAFVIDLLRAYLSKHFAERTSMHGVFMDILGMGVMITGESGLGKSELGLELISRGNGLVADDAVDLFRINQNTIEGRCPDLLLNLLEVRGIGLLDIRAIFGETAVRRKMRLKLIVHLVRRDSFERDYERMPSAPLTQDVLGIPVRKVIIQVVAGRNIAVLVEAAVRNSILQLRGIDTYADFVARHHKAMENSRDGD; encoded by the coding sequence ATGAAGCCGACCGTCATCAGCGCCGATGCCATGTTCGAGGAGTTCCGCGGCTCGCTCCGCTGGGAATGGCTCGCGGGGCTCGGTGCTTCGGAGCGCCAGTTCGACCCCGAAGTCATCAGCCGCGCACAGTCGGCGGCCGACCTCGTTGGCTATCTCAACTACATCCACCCGTACCGCGTGCAGATCCTGGGCGCCCGCGAGGTGGCCTACCTGACGCGCGGCAGCGAGGAAGACTGCGCGCGGCGCATCGCCCGCATCGTCACGCTGGAGCCGCCGATGCTGGTGCTGGCCGACGGCCAGGCTGCGCCCGACGAGCTGCTGTCCATCTGCGAGCGCGCCCAGCTGCCGTTGTTCGCCACGCGCGAGTCGTCGGCCTTCGTGATCGACCTGCTGCGCGCCTATCTGTCCAAGCACTTTGCCGAGCGCACCTCGATGCACGGCGTGTTCATGGACATCCTGGGCATGGGCGTGATGATCACGGGCGAGTCGGGCCTGGGCAAGAGCGAGCTCGGCCTGGAGCTGATCTCGCGCGGCAATGGCCTCGTGGCCGACGATGCGGTCGACCTGTTCCGCATCAACCAGAACACCATCGAAGGCCGCTGCCCCGACCTGCTGCTGAACCTGCTCGAAGTGCGCGGCATCGGCCTGCTGGACATCCGCGCGATCTTCGGCGAGACGGCGGTGCGCCGGAAGATGCGGCTGAAGCTCATCGTGCACCTCGTGCGGCGCGACAGCTTCGAGCGCGACTACGAGCGCATGCCCTCGGCGCCGCTCACGCAGGACGTGCTGGGCATCCCGGTGCGCAAGGTCATCATCCAGGTGGTGGCGGGGCGCAATATCGCCGTGCTGGTGGAAGCGGCGGTGCGCAATTCGATCCTGCAGCTGCGCGGCATCGACACGTACGCCGACTTCGTGGCGCGCCACCACAAGGCGATGGAAAACTCCCGCGACGGGGACTGA
- a CDS encoding PTS sugar transporter subunit IIA: protein MNRLASILPPAQVLVSVDATSKKRAFEEAGLLFESLHGLGRALITDSLFARERLGSTGLGHGVAIPHGRIKGLKAPMAAVFQLANPIGFDAPDEQPVALLIFLLVPEAATQKHLEILSEIAELLSDASLREQIKSSTDATALHGLIAGWQSTQVA from the coding sequence ATGAATCGCCTCGCGTCCATCCTGCCGCCCGCTCAAGTGCTTGTGAGCGTTGACGCTACTAGCAAGAAACGTGCTTTCGAAGAAGCCGGCCTGCTGTTCGAAAGCCTTCACGGTCTGGGCCGTGCCCTCATCACCGACAGCCTGTTTGCCCGTGAGCGCCTCGGCTCCACCGGCCTGGGCCACGGCGTTGCCATTCCGCATGGCCGCATCAAGGGCCTCAAGGCGCCGATGGCGGCGGTGTTCCAACTGGCCAATCCCATTGGCTTCGACGCACCCGACGAGCAACCCGTCGCGCTGCTGATCTTCCTGCTGGTGCCCGAAGCGGCCACGCAGAAGCACCTCGAAATCCTCTCTGAAATCGCCGAACTGCTGAGCGACGCCAGCCTGCGCGAACAGATCAAGTCCAGCACCGACGCCACTGCCCTGCACGGCCTCATCGCCGGCTGGCAGTCCACGCAAGTCGCCTGA
- the hpf gene encoding ribosome hibernation-promoting factor, HPF/YfiA family: MNLTISGHHLDVTPALRTYVTSKLDRITRHFDQVVDVKVILTVEKQKEKERRQRAECNIHVKGNDMFAESSHADLYAAVDELVDKLDRQVVRHKDRLQDHHHAAPKRVM; the protein is encoded by the coding sequence ATGAATTTGACGATCAGCGGTCATCACCTCGACGTCACCCCTGCCTTGCGCACCTACGTCACGAGCAAGCTGGACCGGATCACCCGACATTTCGACCAGGTTGTCGATGTGAAGGTGATCCTCACGGTGGAAAAGCAGAAGGAAAAGGAACGCCGCCAAAGGGCGGAGTGCAACATTCACGTCAAGGGCAATGACATGTTCGCGGAGTCGAGCCACGCTGATCTCTACGCTGCGGTCGATGAGCTGGTCGACAAGCTCGACCGCCAGGTGGTGCGCCACAAGGACCGCCTGCAGGACCACCATCACGCGGCGCCCAAGCGCGTGATGTAA